A window of the Acidimicrobiales bacterium genome harbors these coding sequences:
- a CDS encoding FmdB family zinc ribbon protein: MPIYEYKCTICQERFDVEQSIKDDTLTTIPGDDHEHTVKKVFHPVGIAFKGEGFYKNDTRSNSKQLPPPTTPDSSSSSSSSSSSESSSSSSTSTTSSSSTSSSTTTD, encoded by the coding sequence ATGCCAATTTACGAATACAAGTGCACCATCTGCCAGGAACGCTTCGACGTCGAGCAGTCGATCAAGGACGACACCCTCACGACGATCCCCGGCGACGACCACGAGCACACGGTGAAGAAGGTCTTCCACCCCGTCGGCATCGCGTTCAAGGGTGAGGGGTTCTACAAGAACGACACCCGCAGCAACTCCAAGCAGTTGCCGCCCCCCACCACGCCCGACTCGTCATCGAGCAGCTCGTCCTCTTCGAGTTCGGAGTCATCCAGCTCGTCGTCGACCAGCACGACCTCGAGCAGCAGTACGTCGTCGTCCACCACGACCGACTGA
- a CDS encoding TldD/PmbA family protein: MTAPDTSPEALLGLARELVDRAKGNEQVEVVLSHSTSTTIRAYEQDVESFTTATASAIGIRVIEDGRAGFASAGTHDRLVIDELLDQARTNARFAEPDEFVALAQPDGVEATEFERFSEALASVSAEEKIALALEVERRVKAADTRITGVRTAAYGDNTVSFALASSTGLGYGERATSASVSVHALAADGDRTMSGGGGDAAADPSGLDLDGVVERAVRQAVDLIGSTKPKSVPVQLVLDQRIAASLYGIIAGMLTGDRIVKGRSPFVHRLGEAIASPLLSIADTPLDRESLAATSYDGEGLACRNLPLITDGVLENFLFDDLNARKYGTTSTASAQRSTRGLPSPGVHVLSVPAGDGGDLEQLIAGVDQGVLVFGLAGFHSGVNPVSGDLSLGVDGRMIRNGQVAEPISEATVGSTLQRMMLGITAVGSDRLHLPGGAVCPSLVVGDVMLSGASG; the protein is encoded by the coding sequence ATGACCGCTCCCGACACCTCGCCCGAGGCGCTCCTCGGATTGGCCCGCGAACTGGTCGACCGGGCCAAGGGCAACGAGCAGGTCGAGGTCGTGCTCAGCCATTCCACCAGCACGACCATCCGGGCCTACGAACAAGACGTCGAATCGTTCACCACCGCCACGGCGAGCGCCATCGGTATTCGGGTCATCGAAGACGGTCGCGCCGGGTTCGCATCGGCCGGCACCCACGATCGTCTCGTCATCGACGAACTGCTCGACCAAGCTCGCACGAACGCTCGCTTCGCCGAACCCGACGAGTTCGTTGCCCTCGCCCAACCCGACGGTGTCGAGGCCACCGAGTTCGAGCGATTCAGCGAAGCGCTCGCATCGGTCAGCGCCGAGGAGAAGATCGCGCTCGCGCTCGAGGTCGAACGCCGGGTCAAGGCTGCCGACACCCGTATCACCGGCGTTCGCACGGCGGCGTACGGCGACAACACCGTGTCGTTCGCCCTCGCCTCCAGCACCGGCCTCGGCTACGGCGAGCGCGCCACCAGCGCCAGCGTGAGTGTCCATGCCCTTGCGGCCGACGGCGATCGCACCATGAGCGGCGGTGGGGGCGACGCAGCCGCCGACCCATCCGGACTCGACCTCGACGGGGTGGTCGAACGAGCGGTTCGCCAGGCCGTCGACCTGATCGGTTCGACCAAGCCCAAGAGCGTTCCGGTGCAGTTGGTGCTCGACCAGCGCATCGCCGCATCCCTCTACGGCATCATCGCCGGGATGCTGACCGGCGACCGGATCGTGAAGGGGCGATCGCCATTCGTCCATCGGCTGGGTGAAGCCATCGCCTCGCCACTGCTGTCGATCGCCGATACCCCGCTCGACCGCGAGTCGCTCGCCGCCACCAGCTACGACGGCGAGGGTCTCGCTTGCCGCAATCTGCCGCTGATCACCGACGGTGTGCTCGAGAACTTCCTCTTCGACGACCTCAACGCCCGCAAGTACGGCACCACCTCGACCGCCTCGGCCCAGCGAAGCACCCGCGGCCTACCGAGCCCCGGCGTGCACGTGCTGTCGGTGCCGGCAGGCGACGGTGGCGACCTCGAGCAGCTCATTGCCGGCGTCGATCAGGGGGTGCTGGTCTTCGGGCTCGCCGGCTTCCACTCGGGCGTCAACCCGGTGTCGGGCGATCTCTCACTCGGTGTCGATGGCCGCATGATCCGCAACGGTCAGGTCGCCGAGCCGATCAGCGAGGCCACCGTCGGCTCCACCTTGCAGCGGATGATGCTCGGGATCACCGCCGTCGGATCCGACCGGCTTCACCTGCCGGGTGGTGCGGTCTGCCCGAGTCTGGTGGTGGGCGATGTGATGCTGTCGGGGGCGAGCGGGTGA
- a CDS encoding response regulator: protein MALIDGVWGRLQARLERGLTRIDRVVSALFDRPLEPSEVAEAVALGELVAAKLGLLGLGSAAELLRKANAMLEQDELGISHAIGLSSLLDDARMAIANSVAELKLLSRTGEPLAVVGAVTETTDELIWVAAAQGMPVSQHVDGVIGADRDVAGVIVVLDDENTARSKPLLRSIRESHPMQPMVLLAPGVDLDGRAAVADLVSLVLPRDTHPIEVITEVRKEITRSRQPRSVSVFGTNAQLLTEPLWRRGLAARIETRIDDLVARLINGDARAVVLMPDTGALTPDQIVRLIRTDRRTRSSVVVMISEATDAARVQNALRDGVDDVFGPEVDADDLAVALKSRLQRRAELEPVVDPSEHRGTVPWATATMMIERMLLVGFRRSTPVGLGVIRLHNPNVATAATAALGGPGSAQTLRGHDAAADELDEAIAREFRGEDVISRLDGDHLIIALQGVSRRTLMGRLGDLQHKYQLAERHCRAIGLEFPIDGRSLGELIEEARRSLDRIADEGGPWLAGADWRPWAAEAPDVMLVDPDRHLGVVVGEALGRRGIKVVHEPDALIALDDLAGRGGKPLPRIVLMELDQRGIDGMAFLRQLRDAGTLHRTKVVVLSGRAHESDLRMAFELGADDFVGKPFSTPLLVHRLSRVLEQ from the coding sequence ATGGCCTTGATCGATGGCGTCTGGGGACGTCTCCAGGCTCGGCTCGAACGCGGGTTGACCCGTATCGACCGTGTGGTTTCGGCCCTGTTCGACCGACCGCTCGAGCCCAGTGAAGTGGCCGAAGCGGTGGCACTCGGCGAACTCGTTGCCGCCAAGCTCGGTCTGCTCGGTCTGGGTTCGGCGGCCGAACTGCTGCGCAAGGCCAACGCCATGCTCGAGCAGGATGAGCTGGGCATCTCGCACGCCATCGGTCTGTCCAGTCTCCTGGACGATGCCCGGATGGCCATCGCAAACAGCGTGGCCGAGCTCAAGTTGCTGAGCCGGACCGGCGAACCGCTCGCCGTCGTCGGTGCCGTCACCGAGACGACCGACGAGCTGATCTGGGTCGCTGCGGCGCAGGGAATGCCGGTGTCGCAGCACGTCGACGGGGTGATCGGGGCCGACCGTGATGTTGCGGGTGTGATCGTGGTGCTCGACGACGAGAACACGGCCCGGTCCAAGCCGCTGCTGCGCAGCATTCGGGAGAGCCACCCGATGCAGCCGATGGTGCTGCTGGCCCCCGGCGTCGACCTCGACGGTCGGGCCGCCGTAGCCGATCTCGTTTCGCTGGTGCTGCCGCGAGACACCCATCCGATCGAAGTGATCACCGAGGTCCGCAAGGAGATCACCCGGAGTCGTCAGCCTCGCTCCGTCAGCGTGTTCGGCACGAATGCCCAGCTCCTCACCGAGCCCCTGTGGCGGCGCGGTCTGGCGGCTCGAATCGAGACCCGTATCGACGACCTCGTCGCTCGGCTGATCAACGGCGACGCCCGCGCCGTGGTGCTCATGCCCGATACCGGGGCGCTGACGCCGGACCAGATCGTGCGGTTGATCCGCACCGATCGCCGGACCCGCTCGTCGGTAGTCGTCATGATCAGCGAAGCGACCGACGCCGCCCGGGTACAGAACGCCCTCCGGGATGGGGTCGACGACGTCTTCGGCCCGGAGGTCGACGCCGACGATCTCGCCGTTGCCCTGAAGTCGCGCCTCCAACGCCGGGCCGAACTCGAGCCGGTCGTCGATCCGAGCGAGCATCGCGGCACCGTGCCGTGGGCAACGGCGACCATGATGATCGAGCGCATGCTGCTGGTCGGGTTCCGCCGCAGCACGCCGGTGGGTTTGGGCGTCATCCGGCTGCACAACCCCAATGTCGCCACTGCCGCGACCGCTGCCCTTGGCGGGCCCGGCTCGGCGCAGACACTGCGTGGCCACGACGCAGCGGCCGATGAACTCGACGAGGCGATCGCCCGGGAGTTCCGAGGCGAGGACGTGATCTCACGTCTCGACGGCGATCACCTGATCATTGCCCTCCAGGGAGTGTCTCGACGGACCTTGATGGGGCGGCTCGGCGACCTCCAGCACAAGTATCAACTGGCGGAGCGGCACTGCCGGGCGATCGGTCTCGAGTTCCCCATTGACGGGCGCTCACTCGGTGAGCTGATCGAGGAGGCCCGTCGATCGTTGGATCGGATCGCTGACGAGGGTGGGCCGTGGCTCGCCGGAGCGGACTGGCGACCCTGGGCGGCGGAAGCGCCCGACGTGATGCTCGTCGATCCCGATCGTCATCTCGGCGTCGTGGTCGGCGAGGCGCTCGGACGGCGAGGCATCAAGGTCGTGCACGAGCCCGATGCCTTGATCGCACTCGACGACCTCGCCGGTCGCGGCGGCAAGCCCCTGCCGCGGATCGTGCTCATGGAACTGGATCAGCGGGGTATCGACGGGATGGCCTTCCTGCGTCAGCTCCGAGACGCCGGCACCCTCCACCGCACCAAGGTGGTGGTGCTGTCCGGCCGCGCCCACGAGTCCGATCTCCGCATGGCCTTCGAACTCGGGGCCGACGACTTCGTCGGCAAGCCCTTCTCGACGCCGTTGCTCGTCCATCGTCTGTCGCGGGTGCTGGAACAGTGA
- the galU gene encoding UTP--glucose-1-phosphate uridylyltransferase GalU: protein MSSEVRSSEVRSSEASSITRKPVRKAVIPAAGLGTRFLPFSKAVPKEMLPVVDRPVIQYVIEEAIDAGCDDILIITSRHKKVLEDHFDRHPELESALESKGKTAEAEQVRALSDLANIHFIRQGEALGLGHAIGMAKDHVGDEPFVVLLGDDIMRLEAGVLPGMIRAYEQHGVSAVGLMEVAPEDISNYGCAAVEPTENDLVKVTSLVEKPPAAEAPSNLAIMGRYLFTPAIFDEIARTKPGVGGEIQITDAMVRLLDTEGIYGFTFAEGRYDTGKKEDYLRCVVEMALERDDLGGAMREIIANVAKREHLI, encoded by the coding sequence TTGTCTTCAGAAGTCAGGTCTTCCGAGGTCAGGTCTTCCGAGGCCAGTTCGATCACCCGTAAGCCCGTCCGCAAGGCGGTCATCCCCGCTGCCGGACTCGGGACCCGGTTCCTGCCGTTCTCGAAGGCGGTACCCAAGGAGATGCTGCCGGTCGTCGACCGACCCGTGATCCAGTACGTGATCGAGGAGGCCATCGATGCCGGCTGTGACGACATCCTGATCATCACCTCTCGCCACAAGAAGGTCCTCGAGGATCACTTCGACCGCCACCCCGAACTCGAGTCGGCGCTGGAGTCCAAGGGCAAGACCGCCGAGGCCGAGCAGGTGCGAGCGCTGTCGGATCTCGCGAACATCCACTTCATCCGCCAGGGCGAAGCGCTCGGTCTCGGCCACGCCATCGGCATGGCGAAGGATCACGTCGGCGACGAACCGTTCGTGGTGCTCCTCGGCGACGACATCATGCGGCTCGAAGCGGGTGTGCTCCCCGGCATGATCCGGGCCTACGAACAGCACGGCGTCTCCGCGGTGGGTCTCATGGAGGTCGCGCCCGAGGACATCTCGAACTACGGCTGCGCTGCGGTCGAGCCGACCGAGAACGACCTGGTGAAGGTGACCTCGCTCGTCGAGAAGCCACCGGCCGCCGAGGCGCCGTCGAACCTCGCCATCATGGGCCGCTACCTGTTCACTCCGGCGATCTTCGACGAGATCGCCCGCACCAAGCCCGGTGTCGGCGGCGAGATCCAGATCACCGACGCCATGGTGCGACTCCTCGACACCGAGGGCATCTACGGGTTCACCTTTGCCGAAGGTCGCTACGACACCGGCAAGAAGGAGGACTACCTGCGCTGCGTCGTCGAGATGGCGCTCGAGCGTGACGACCTCGGTGGAGCGATGCGAGAGATCATCGCCAACGTGGCCAAACGAGAGCACCTCATCTGA
- a CDS encoding hotdog domain-containing protein, with translation MPLQTGLSATVIVSVTDDDTAIALGSGTVPVLGTPRVLAICEQAASDAVASELGEGMTSVGVQVMLDHVAPSPVGETITAEATLEKVVGRKLFFTTSARDGRGLVAAGKVVRVIVDVEHFMSKCT, from the coding sequence ATGCCATTGCAGACCGGCCTCTCGGCCACCGTGATCGTCTCGGTCACCGACGACGACACCGCCATCGCCCTGGGCTCGGGAACGGTGCCGGTACTCGGCACACCCCGGGTGTTGGCGATCTGCGAGCAAGCGGCCTCGGATGCCGTGGCCAGTGAGCTGGGTGAGGGTATGACTTCGGTCGGCGTCCAGGTCATGCTCGACCACGTGGCGCCGAGTCCGGTCGGTGAGACCATCACCGCCGAGGCCACGCTCGAGAAGGTGGTGGGCCGCAAGCTCTTCTTCACCACCTCGGCCCGAGACGGTCGCGGCCTGGTCGCCGCCGGCAAGGTGGTGCGGGTCATCGTCGACGTCGAGCACTTCATGAGCAAGTGCACGTGA
- a CDS encoding PHP-associated domain-containing protein gives MHSHTMWSGDCTTTPDELIAAIEASGIDVLCITDHNTVAGAKRLADELPCRVVVGEELRIGQGELIGLFLAEAIPPGLSVCDTARAIRDQGGIVYVPHPFDPMRNALMPAQIDELADAGLIDAFEVRNAKTSLESLNRRAADYARAHGLAAGAGSDAHVPDALGAAYVEVADFVDAAGFLAGLATGRIVGHHSDPARPWTPRIVPSVPDER, from the coding sequence ATGCACTCGCACACGATGTGGTCGGGCGACTGCACCACGACCCCCGACGAATTGATCGCAGCGATCGAGGCGTCGGGCATCGATGTGCTGTGCATCACCGATCACAACACCGTCGCCGGAGCGAAGCGCCTCGCCGACGAGTTGCCGTGCCGGGTCGTGGTCGGCGAGGAGCTTCGGATCGGGCAGGGCGAGCTGATCGGGTTGTTCCTGGCCGAAGCCATTCCTCCGGGGCTGAGCGTGTGCGACACGGCCCGAGCCATCCGTGACCAGGGCGGCATCGTCTATGTTCCGCATCCGTTCGATCCGATGCGCAACGCGCTGATGCCTGCGCAGATCGACGAGCTGGCCGATGCTGGGCTGATCGACGCGTTCGAGGTTCGCAACGCGAAGACCAGCCTGGAATCGCTCAACCGTCGGGCGGCCGACTACGCCCGAGCGCACGGATTGGCGGCCGGGGCGGGGAGCGATGCCCATGTCCCCGATGCCCTCGGGGCGGCCTATGTCGAGGTGGCCGATTTCGTCGACGCCGCAGGGTTTCTGGCTGGCCTCGCAACTGGGCGGATCGTCGGCCATCACAGCGATCCGGCGCGGCCCTGGACACCGCGCATCGTCCCGTCGGTCCCCGACGAGCGCTGA
- a CDS encoding HEAT repeat domain-containing protein: protein MSRFDLFVAAWALVGGLVVLYLVTGFVSDVTTKFLERRRERVLQVIGVVLFEHDRDAEAVHEDVADLPRRMLLRVLQNLAVDLDGVAQQRVRQLVRTTGLERFIRRRSRARRWRLRVQAAQLHHLVSDPDFDRRRLLEDRHPLVRARAAEALTPEQAAGHLDSLMPMLAADDTVVRMAAQQAVLAAGGASVPRLIEQLAQGKVDANAALAVIANLPDPRFIPLLEEYASSDDDRTRTLIAKALGNGGSSSVPQLLTMLEDADETVRATAIDSLARLDAMASVNAIGACLADRSFMVRRAAGEALDRLGAAGRLVLRRHLEHHDRFAADMARQVLDSASARLGVSLLPASDEVLIDLDEPDAYAAVEVAKPVDLTVYRPDQIRATVHAEANRALGQVSDEAGSGPLTHAEMTNAMFFAITAADVIEALLAPVEPAS from the coding sequence GTGAGCAGGTTCGACCTCTTCGTCGCGGCGTGGGCTCTCGTCGGAGGGCTCGTCGTGCTCTATCTGGTGACGGGTTTCGTCAGCGACGTGACGACCAAGTTCCTCGAGCGGCGCCGTGAACGAGTGCTGCAGGTCATCGGCGTCGTACTGTTCGAGCACGATCGTGATGCCGAAGCCGTGCACGAGGACGTGGCCGATCTGCCTCGACGGATGTTGCTACGGGTGTTGCAGAACCTGGCCGTCGATCTCGACGGTGTGGCGCAGCAGCGGGTTCGTCAGCTCGTCCGCACCACCGGACTCGAACGGTTCATCCGTCGGCGCTCTCGCGCTCGCCGCTGGCGGCTGCGGGTGCAAGCGGCACAGCTCCACCACCTCGTTTCCGATCCCGACTTCGACCGGCGTCGCCTGCTCGAAGACCGTCACCCCTTGGTGCGGGCCCGAGCGGCAGAAGCGCTGACACCCGAGCAGGCCGCCGGTCATCTCGACTCGCTGATGCCGATGCTCGCCGCCGATGACACCGTGGTGCGGATGGCAGCCCAGCAGGCCGTGCTCGCGGCCGGTGGTGCATCGGTGCCTCGCCTCATCGAGCAGTTGGCGCAGGGCAAGGTCGACGCAAACGCGGCGCTCGCCGTCATCGCCAACCTTCCTGATCCTCGATTCATCCCGCTCCTCGAGGAGTATGCATCTTCGGACGACGACCGCACCAGGACCCTCATCGCCAAGGCGCTCGGCAACGGCGGCAGCTCCTCGGTGCCGCAGCTACTCACCATGCTGGAGGACGCCGACGAGACGGTTCGAGCCACGGCCATCGACTCACTCGCCCGTCTCGACGCCATGGCGTCGGTCAACGCGATCGGGGCCTGTCTGGCCGACCGCTCGTTCATGGTCCGCCGGGCTGCCGGCGAAGCACTGGACCGGCTGGGCGCCGCCGGGCGACTGGTGCTGCGTCGCCATCTCGAACACCACGACCGCTTCGCCGCCGACATGGCCCGTCAGGTGCTCGACAGCGCCAGCGCCAGGCTCGGCGTCAGCCTCCTACCGGCCAGCGACGAGGTGCTGATCGATCTCGATGAACCCGATGCCTATGCCGCAGTGGAGGTGGCCAAGCCGGTCGATCTCACGGTGTATCGGCCCGACCAGATCCGTGCGACCGTTCACGCCGAGGCCAACCGGGCCCTCGGTCAGGTCAGCGACGAGGCCGGGAGTGGCCCGCTGACGCACGCCGAGATGACCAATGCGATGTTCTTCGCCATCACCGCCGCCGATGTGATCGAGGCGCTGCTCGCGCCGGTCGAGCCCGCCTCATGA
- a CDS encoding glycosyltransferase family 2 protein: protein MTAHLGHSDAPLTVATVSGELNNMWSSIVDFFTVANLFDRVADIAAGWVIVVTLLQLTMVVAAVVELRRLRQRDRHQMWRRVMTSPLAPRVSVLVPAYNEEITVTDTVQGLLALSYPNLEIVVINDGSPDRTIDVLVEAFDLRPIHPIYHRVIPHADVKTIYRSSREPRLVLVDKFNGGKADSLNAGVNVATGDLVCAIDADTLVAPDALQQLVAPFIIREGTVAVGGSVRLTNDSPVHGARITKLVVPKKPLPALQAVEYMRAFIVGRLGWNPLGGNLIISGAFGVFDRQAVLAAGGYEKSSIGEDMELIVRLRRVGYENREYARVEFLPDPVAWTEAPESMKVLARQRNRWERGLMDVLLRHRRMILNYRYGTAGMLSMPFFFIVEFLSPIVEAMALLLLLAGLLAGLVDPGSLWVLGAAYGFGTAVTVLTLWFDDLAFHSYPKTRFRLKLAAYAAIEQIIYRQLTIAWRMWGIRLFLMGRTEWGQQVRKGFSTTP from the coding sequence ATGACCGCGCACCTCGGGCACAGCGACGCTCCGCTGACCGTTGCCACCGTGAGCGGTGAGCTGAACAACATGTGGTCGTCGATCGTCGACTTCTTCACGGTTGCCAACCTCTTCGATCGCGTCGCCGACATCGCCGCCGGATGGGTCATCGTGGTCACGCTGCTCCAGCTGACGATGGTCGTGGCGGCGGTCGTGGAGTTGCGACGGCTCCGTCAGCGTGACCGTCACCAGATGTGGCGCCGGGTGATGACTTCGCCGCTCGCGCCACGAGTGTCGGTGCTGGTACCCGCCTACAACGAGGAGATCACGGTCACCGACACGGTGCAGGGCCTGCTCGCGCTGTCGTATCCTAACCTCGAGATCGTCGTCATCAACGACGGCTCGCCCGACCGCACGATCGATGTACTGGTCGAGGCGTTCGACCTCCGCCCGATTCACCCCATCTACCACCGGGTGATCCCGCACGCCGATGTGAAGACGATCTATCGATCGAGCCGGGAACCTCGGCTCGTGCTCGTCGACAAGTTCAACGGTGGCAAGGCCGACTCGCTCAACGCCGGGGTGAACGTCGCCACGGGTGACCTCGTCTGCGCGATCGACGCCGACACGCTGGTTGCGCCCGACGCGCTCCAACAGCTCGTCGCTCCGTTCATCATCCGCGAGGGAACGGTCGCGGTCGGTGGCAGTGTCCGGCTCACCAACGACTCGCCGGTCCATGGTGCCCGCATCACCAAACTCGTCGTGCCCAAGAAGCCACTGCCGGCGCTGCAGGCCGTGGAGTACATGCGGGCGTTCATCGTCGGGCGACTGGGTTGGAACCCCCTCGGTGGCAACCTGATCATCTCGGGCGCCTTCGGTGTGTTCGACCGTCAGGCGGTGCTGGCAGCGGGAGGCTACGAGAAGTCCTCGATCGGTGAGGACATGGAACTGATCGTCCGTTTGCGGCGGGTGGGCTACGAGAATCGGGAGTACGCCCGAGTCGAGTTCCTGCCCGACCCGGTGGCGTGGACCGAGGCACCCGAGTCGATGAAGGTGCTCGCCCGCCAGCGCAACCGGTGGGAGCGAGGCCTCATGGACGTGTTGTTGCGGCACCGGCGCATGATCCTGAACTACCGATACGGCACCGCGGGAATGCTGTCGATGCCGTTCTTCTTCATCGTCGAGTTCCTCTCACCGATCGTCGAGGCCATGGCCCTGTTGCTCCTGCTCGCCGGTCTGCTCGCCGGTCTGGTGGACCCGGGCTCGCTCTGGGTACTCGGTGCGGCGTACGGGTTCGGCACGGCGGTCACGGTGCTGACGTTGTGGTTCGACGACCTCGCCTTCCACTCCTACCCGAAGACCCGCTTCCGGCTGAAGCTGGCGGCCTATGCCGCCATCGAACAGATCATCTACCGGCAGCTCACGATCGCCTGGCGCATGTGGGGGATCCGTCTGTTCCTGATGGGTCGGACCGAGTGGGGCCAACAGGTGCGCAAGGGCTTCAGCACCACGCCCTGA
- a CDS encoding TldD/PmbA family protein gives MTATPTAPPEAEAGEPLLLEPELIERVLGTARGEGADFAEVFVEDVRAEGITFDDGKVENLASSRDLGAGIRVLAGSKTGFAHTSDLSEAGLVAAARAAAASARIEPVEGGAVVPVTLRRVDAAPIAVRPENVDTDAKVVLLRKADAAARAHDDAITQVSVSYAGSRRRILVANSDGLLTTDDQTRTRFAVNCVATGDTGLQTGTESVGNTVGFELFDTVDVEAAARAAGQRATTKLEAVPAPSGTHTVVIGPGSGGVLFHEACGHGLEADLVAKGASVFAGRIGQQVASPLVTLIDDGTMPGEWGNVAIDDEGQPAARNVLIEKGILVDYMWDAQRAKAKGRASSGNGRRQSYRHLPMVRMTNTYLEGGDMTPDEIIAGVDYGVYVARLGGGQVDTGSGDFVFGMTEAYLIENGEITSPLREGQLIGNGPKVLQLIDAVGNDFDMGSPGTCGKDGQGVPVGDGVPTLRVTELTIGGTSA, from the coding sequence GTGACTGCGACGCCAACTGCCCCACCCGAAGCCGAGGCCGGCGAGCCTCTCCTCCTCGAACCCGAACTCATCGAACGGGTGCTCGGCACCGCCCGGGGCGAGGGAGCCGACTTCGCCGAAGTGTTCGTCGAAGACGTACGTGCCGAGGGCATCACCTTCGACGACGGCAAGGTCGAGAATCTCGCCAGCAGTCGCGACCTGGGTGCCGGCATCAGGGTGCTGGCTGGCTCGAAGACCGGCTTCGCCCACACGTCCGACCTGAGCGAAGCCGGGCTCGTCGCTGCCGCTCGCGCCGCCGCGGCCTCGGCCCGCATCGAGCCGGTCGAGGGGGGAGCCGTCGTGCCCGTCACGCTGCGCCGGGTCGACGCGGCACCGATCGCCGTGCGACCCGAGAACGTCGACACCGATGCCAAGGTGGTGCTGCTGCGCAAGGCCGATGCGGCAGCGAGGGCCCACGACGACGCCATCACCCAGGTGAGCGTCAGCTATGCAGGCAGCCGCCGTCGCATCCTGGTCGCCAACTCCGATGGCCTCCTGACCACCGACGACCAGACCCGCACTCGCTTTGCCGTCAACTGCGTCGCCACCGGCGACACCGGGCTGCAGACGGGCACCGAGTCCGTCGGCAACACCGTCGGCTTCGAACTGTTCGACACCGTCGATGTCGAGGCCGCCGCTCGCGCCGCCGGCCAGCGGGCCACCACCAAGCTCGAGGCCGTGCCGGCACCGTCAGGAACGCACACGGTGGTGATCGGACCCGGCTCCGGTGGCGTGCTGTTCCACGAGGCCTGTGGCCACGGGCTCGAAGCCGATCTGGTGGCCAAGGGAGCCTCGGTCTTCGCCGGTCGGATCGGCCAGCAGGTGGCCTCGCCGCTCGTCACGCTGATCGACGACGGCACGATGCCGGGTGAGTGGGGGAACGTCGCGATCGACGACGAGGGCCAACCCGCGGCTCGCAACGTCCTGATCGAGAAGGGGATCCTCGTCGACTACATGTGGGATGCCCAGCGGGCCAAGGCGAAGGGCCGGGCGAGTTCGGGCAACGGTCGCCGCCAGAGCTACCGCCACCTGCCGATGGTGCGGATGACCAACACCTATCTCGAAGGTGGCGACATGACGCCCGACGAGATCATCGCCGGGGTCGACTACGGCGTCTACGTCGCCCGGCTGGGCGGTGGACAGGTCGATACCGGATCGGGCGACTTCGTGTTCGGCATGACCGAGGCCTATCTGATCGAGAACGGCGAGATCACCTCACCACTTCGTGAGGGGCAGCTGATCGGCAACGGTCCGAAGGTGCTGCAGCTGATCGACGCCGTGGGGAACGACTTCGACATGGGCAGTCCAGGCACGTGTGGCAAGGACGGCCAAGGCGTCCCCGTCGGCGACGGCGTGCCGACCCTGCGGGTCACCGAGCTCACCATCGGCGGCACGTCCGCATGA
- a CDS encoding SAF domain-containing protein, translating into MSVPTHRAASQQRALTRPAAEPLGRRDRLLISLDRVDRRRFWLFVVIGVIVVVSARSVTQSRAVVAGLGPRRSVAIATRDLVPGRTIGPDDVRWEQWPVAIATHFPTVDALTEAVVRAPVSTGAPITSEQIFGSNDPFTADERAVTVPVPLAPPPLDTGDIVEIIGLRPGPSVGDRQLIDTQALGRGRVVAVGDSGITLAVDVDRAVAIVETAAVGSIELVVTPFGS; encoded by the coding sequence ATGTCCGTACCCACGCATCGAGCAGCGTCGCAGCAGCGAGCTCTGACGCGCCCGGCGGCCGAGCCACTCGGCCGCCGAGACCGCTTGCTCATCTCGCTCGATCGAGTCGATCGCCGTCGGTTCTGGCTGTTCGTCGTGATCGGTGTCATCGTCGTCGTCTCCGCTCGTTCGGTCACCCAGAGCCGGGCAGTGGTCGCAGGGCTCGGCCCGAGGCGCAGCGTGGCGATCGCCACTCGAGATCTGGTTCCCGGTCGGACGATCGGCCCCGACGACGTGCGTTGGGAACAGTGGCCCGTCGCCATCGCCACGCACTTTCCCACCGTCGATGCGCTCACCGAAGCGGTGGTCCGGGCTCCAGTGTCGACGGGGGCGCCGATCACCTCGGAGCAGATCTTCGGGTCGAACGATCCGTTCACAGCCGACGAACGCGCCGTCACCGTGCCCGTGCCACTGGCTCCCCCGCCGCTCGACACCGGCGACATCGTGGAGATCATCGGCCTTCGCCCCGGACCGAGCGTCGGTGACCGTCAGCTGATCGACACTCAGGCGCTCGGGCGGGGCCGAGTCGTCGCGGTGGGCGACAGCGGCATCACGCTCGCCGTCGACGTCGACCGGGCGGTCGCCATCGTCGAAACGGCCGCCGTGGGCAGCATCGAACTCGTCGTCACACCGTTCGGCTCCTAG